In the Quercus lobata isolate SW786 chromosome 5, ValleyOak3.0 Primary Assembly, whole genome shotgun sequence genome, one interval contains:
- the LOC115991632 gene encoding TMV resistance protein N-like isoform X3, which produces MGVTSLSSFPSSSSTSYFTARTSSLSTSPAGQWKYDIFLNFRGEDTRNNFVDHLYNVLKDRGIYTFRDDQKLERGKFIKEELMEAIEESKFAIVVLSENYASSTWCLDELVKIIDCRKYMGMTVLPVFHYVNPSDVRKQRGAFAKPFVEYEKKGNKERVKKWRDALRQVGNLRGWHLNNYRPESHDIQSIAGWISLNLKYDAFPNITKDLVGIDSQVVELLLCLAMMSNNVRFIGIWAMGGMGKTTLARVVYQMVSKEFEACSFIEDVRENYEKDGLVPLQQKIIDQILMETNLKINDEYNGVLNIKNRLCHKKILLVLDDVDKPYLLNMLARKHDWFGSGSRIIITTRDVQVLRTHGVDEIYEVKGLNDEYALQLFCSKAFKKKYVPDDFLNVSNRFLNYAAGLPLALKVLGSFLFDKSVIEWESALERLKEFPEREVLQVLKLSFDGLHETEKEIFLHIACFFNHERKDHVVEILDNLGLYPDIGLKELINKSLLKIVGENILWMHDLLAGMGRNIVHQECPNDPRMRSKLWCYEDIDEVLKKNKGSKAVQAMDIWGMCHEEKEARWDFKVVSKMYNLKFLRVRGILLEPKHLPTNLRILDWIQYPSKSLPSSIQLDELVQLYLPQSKIERLWKRIKNYDKLKIIDLTSSSGLIITPDFTGVPNLEKLVLQNCTNLRELHPSIGILKKLILLNLGGCKKLSHLPSKFEMESLVTLNLFGCSRLKKIPDFVGNMECLQKLFLDFTAIVELPSSVEGLIGLTSLTLSYCKNLVCLPSSICSLESLKYLDLSGCSKFDNLPENLGNAKGLKKLYLRGTAIKEMPSSIEHLISLTLLTLKDCKNLVSLPCTICSLKSLEFFDLSGCSKFENLPENLGNLKGLKKLHLSGIAIRVLPSSIEHLTSLSLLTVRDCKNLVCFPNTIRSLRLGNSLDLVGCTKFENLGNVEGLYKLDLSGTVIKELPSSIEYSTNLNFLILKDCKNLVRLPNTICSLKLLNYLDLSGCSKFDNLPENLGNVEGLELLNLSGTAIKEIPSSIVQLKNLKELHIHRWKGTLFSFDSMLTSHVLEGLLLPSLSGLHSLRYLDLCDCDMLSIPNDIGCLSSLADLNLSGNNFVSLPESSSQLSNLRRLHLEGCKRLQSLENVPSTIECLIANNCTSLERFPKLQNAPFGSYHSELCFQYLNCLKLVDNFQSGCNLLQVEKIGFSLLSNKTMSQCINNSGIPFEDLGVLHHDLDNSDCKNKQSLDEDDRAGPSGEGYYHEKLQPKKIQRLGGFMTDSEDSSQREFFNFFAMQGEDQRSKKLESIHGGKQDSCQDIEDPNQTITQLSINSRTLYEDLGDLRHNLCNSATEGSRNKRRHDEEDGAGPSGEAYSNNEPHSKTWRMYG; this is translated from the exons ACACTTTTAGAGATGATCAAAAACTTGAGAGAGGGAAATTCATTAAAGAAGAGCTAATGGAAGCCATAGAAGAATCGAAGTTTGCTATCGTTGTTCTTTCAGAAAACTATGCATCTTCAACTTGGTGCTTAGATGAACTTGTAAAAATCATTGATTGTAGGAAATATATGGGAATGACAGTTCTACCTGTTTTTCACTATGTGAATCCATCTGATGTACGGAAACAAAGAGGAGCTTTTGCAAAGCcatttgttgaatatgaaaaaAAGGGGAACAAAGAGAGGGTAAAGAAATGGAGAGATGCTTTGAGACAAGTGGGCAACCTTCGCGGATGGCATTTAAATAATTATCg GCCTGAGTCACATGATATCCAAAGCATTGCGGGATGGATATCGCTTAACTTGAAATATGATGCATTTCCAAATATTACTAAGGATCTAGTAGGAATAGATTCTCAAGTGGTGGAGTTGCTGTTATGTTTAGCTATGATGTCAAATAATGTTCGTTTTATAGGGATTTGGGCGATGGGGGGAATGGGTAAGACAACTCTTGCAAGGGTTGTTTATCAAATGGTTTCTAAAGAATTTGAAGCTTGTAGTTTTATAGAGGATGTTAgggaaaattatgaaaaagatGGTTTAGTTCCACTACAACAGAAAATTATTGATCAAATTTTGATGGAAAcgaatttgaaaataaatgatgaGTATAATGGGGTTCTCAATATCAAGAATAGGTTATGTCATAAAAAGATTTtacttgttcttgatgatgtagATAAACCATACTTGTTAAATATGTTAGCTCGAAAGCATGATTGGTTTGGTTCAGGCAGTAGAATTATCATAACAACAAGAGATGTGCAGGTGTTGAGGACACATGGAGTAGATGAAATATATGAAGTTAAAGGATTAAATGATGAATATGCTCTTCAACTTTTTTGCTCGAAAGCCTTTAAGAAAAAGTACGTCCCAgatgattttttaaatgtgtCTAACCGCTTTTTGAATTATGCTGCTGGCCTTCCTTTAGCTCTTAAGGTTTTAGGTTcctttttgtttgataaaaGTGTTATTGAATGGGAAAGTGCGTTAGAGAGGCTCAAAGAATTTCCTGAGAGAGAAGTTCTCCAAGTACTTAAATTAAGTTTTGATGGACTCCATGAAACTGAGAAGGAAATTTTCCTACACATTGCATGCTTCTTCAATCATGAGAGGAAAGATCACGTTGTAGAAATACTAGATAATCTTGGCCTTTACCCTGATATTGGATTGAAGGAACTCATTAATAAATCTCTCTTGAAAATTGTGGGTGAAAATATATTGTGGATGCATGATTTACTTGCAGGAATGGGTAGGAACATAGTTCATCAAGAGTGCCCTAATGATCCTAGGATGCGTAGTAAACTATGGTGTTATGAGGACATTGACGAagtcttgaaaaaaaataag GGATCAAAAGCAGTTCAAGCCATGGATATTTGGGGTATGTGTCATGAAGAAAAAGAGGCACGTTGGGACTTTAAGGTTGTTTCAAAGATGTACAATCTCAAATTTCTTAGAGTTCGTGGTATTTTGCTTGAACCCAAACATCTTCCTACCAATTTAAGAATTCTTGATTGGATTCAATATCCTTCAAAATCATTGCCATCAAGTATCCAACTAGATGAGCTTGTTCAACTTTATTTACCACAAAGCAAAATTGAACGACTTTGGAAACGAATAAAG AATTATGACAAGTTGAAGATCATTGACTTGACCAGCTCTTCAGGCCTAATTATAACCCCAGACTTCACTGGAGTCCCAAATCTTGAAAAATTAGTTCTTcaaaattgtacaaatttaCGTGAGCTTCACCCATCCATTGGAATTCTTAAAAAGCTAATTCTTCTTAATTTGGGGGGTTGCAAAAAGCTAAGTCATCTTCCAAGCAAGTTTGAAATGGAGTCTCTTGTGACCCTTAACCTTTTTGGTTGCTCAAGACTTAAGAAAATTCCAGATTTTGTGGGAAACATGGAATGCTTACAAAAGCTTTTTCTGGATTTCACTGCAATTGTGGAACTACCTTCATCAGTTGAAGGCTTGATTGGCTTGACTTCATTGActttaagttattgcaaaaaTCTTGTGTGTCTTCCTAGTAGCATTTGTAGTTTGGAATCGCTTAAATATCTTGATCTTTCTGGGTGCTCAAAATTTGACAACTTGCCAGAGAACCTAGGGAATGCCAAAGGCCTAAAGAAGCTTTATTTGAGGGGAACAGCTATAAAAGAGATGCCTTCATCAATTGAACATTTGATAAGCCTTACTTTATTGACTCTTAAAGATTGTAAAAATCTTGTTTCTCTTCCATGCACCATTTGTAGTTTAAAGTCGCTTGAATTCTTTGATCTTTCTGGatgctcaaaatttgaaaatttgccAGAGAACCTAGGAAATCTCAAAGGTCTGAAAAAGCTTCATTTGAGTGGAATAGCTATCAGGGTGCTACCTTCATCAATTGAACATTTGACAAGCCTTAGTTTATTGACCGTAAGGGATTGCAAAAATCTTGTGTGTTTTCCTAACACAATTCGTAGTTTGAGGTTAGGTAATTCTCTTGATCTTGTTGGATGCACAAAATTTGAGAACCTAGGGAATGTCGAAGGTCTGTATAAGCTTGATTTGAGTGGAACAGTTATAAAAGAACTGCCTTCATCAATTGAATATTCGACTAACCTTAATTTCTTGATTCTAAAAGATTGCAAAAACCTTGTGCGTCTTCCTAACACCATTTGTAGTTTGAAGTTGCTTAATTATCTTGATCTTTCTGGATGCTCAAAATTTGACAACTTGCCAGAGAACCTAGGGAATGTAGAAGGGTTGGAGTTGCTTAATTTGAGTGGAACAGCTATAAAAGAGATTCCTTCCTCCATTGTTCAActtaaaaatctcaaagaaCTACATATTCATCGATGGAAAGGgacattattttcatttgattccATGCTAACAAGTCATGTTCTCGAGGGTCTATTATTGCCTTCCTTATCTGGTCTGCATTCTTTAAGATATTTGGATCTTTGTGACTGCGATATGTTGTCAATCCCCAATGATATTGGCTGCTTGTCTTCTTTAGCAGACTTAAATCTAAgtggaaataattttgtttccCTTCCTGAAAGCAGCTCTCAACTCTCTAACCTTCGAAGACTCCATTTGGAAGGCTGCAAGAGGCTTCAATCATTGGAAAATGTTCCATCAACTATTGAGTGTTTAATTGCAAACAATTGTACCTCACTGGAGAGATTTCCAAAACTACAGAATGCTCCCTTCGGGTCGTATCACTCCGAGTTGTGTTTCCAATATCTCAACTGCCTCAAATTGGTTGACAATTTTCAAAGTGGCTGTAACTTGCTtcag GTGGAGAAAATTGGGTTCTCTTTGTTATCCAATAAAACTATGTCACAATGCATCAACAACAGCGGCATACCATTTGAGGATCTGGGTGTTCTCCATCATGATCTTGACAATTCAGACTGCAAAAACAAGCAAAGTCTTGATGAGGATGACAGGGCTGGACCTAGTGGAGAAGGCTACTATCATGAGAAACTACAACCAAAGAAGATTCAAAGACTCGGAGGATTTATGACTGATTCTGAGGATTCTAGTCAGAGGGAATTTTTCAACTTCTTTGCCA TGCAAGGAGAGGATCAAAGGTCCAAGAAACTTGAATCCATTCACGGAGGGAAGCAGGATAGTTGCCAAGACATTGAAGATCCCAATCAAACAATAACACAGTTAAGCATCAACAGCAGGACACTCTATGAAGATCTGGGTGATCTCCGCCATAATCTTTGCAATTCAGCCACAGAAGGTAGCAGAAATAAGCGACGCCATGATGAGGAAGATGGGGCTGGACCTAGTGGAGAAGCCTACTCTAACAACGAACCACATTCAAAGACTTGGAGGATGTATGGCTGA
- the LOC115991632 gene encoding TMV resistance protein N-like isoform X4, translated as MGVTSLSSFPSSSSTSYFTARTSSLSTSPAGQWKYDIFLNFRGEDTRNNFVDHLYNVLKDRGIYTFRDDQKLERGKFIKEELMEAIEESKFAIVVLSENYASSTWCLDELVKIIDCRKYMGMTVLPVFHYVNPSDVRKQRGAFAKPFVEYEKKGNKERVKKWRDALRQVGNLRGWHLNNYRPESHDIQSIAGWISLNLKYDAFPNITKDLVGIDSQVVELLLCLAMMSNNVRFIGIWAMGGMGKTTLARVVYQMVSKEFEACSFIEDVRENYEKDGLVPLQQKIIDQILMETNLKINDEYNGVLNIKNRLCHKKILLVLDDVDKPYLLNMLARKHDWFGSGSRIIITTRDVQVLRTHGVDEIYEVKGLNDEYALQLFCSKAFKKKYVPDDFLNVSNRFLNYAAGLPLALKVLGSFLFDKSVIEWESALERLKEFPEREVLQVLKLSFDGLHETEKEIFLHIACFFNHERKDHVVEILDNLGLYPDIGLKELINKSLLKIVGENILWMHDLLAGMGRNIVHQECPNDPRMRSKLWCYEDIDEVLKKNKGSKAVQAMDIWGMCHEEKEARWDFKVVSKMYNLKFLRVRGILLEPKHLPTNLRILDWIQYPSKSLPSSIQLDELVQLYLPQSKIERLWKRIKNYDKLKIIDLTSSSGLIITPDFTGVPNLEKLVLQNCTNLRELHPSIGILKKLILLNLGGCKKLSHLPSKFEMESLVTLNLFGCSRLKKIPDFVGNMECLQKLFLDFTAIVELPSSVEGLIGLTSLTLSYCKNLVCLPSSICSLESLKYLDLSGCSKFDNLPENLGNAKGLKKLYLRGTAIKEMPSSIEHLISLTLLTLKDCKNLVSLPCTICSLKSLEFFDLSGCSKFENLPENLGNLKGLKKLHLSGIAIRVLPSSIEHLTSLSLLTVRDCKNLVCFPNTIRSLRLGNSLDLVGCTKFENLGNVEGLYKLDLSGTVIKELPSSIEYSTNLNFLILKDCKNLVRLPNTICSLKLLNYLDLSGCSKFDNLPENLGNVEGLELLNLSGTAIKEIPSSIVQLKNLKELHIHRWKGTLFSFDSMLTSHVLEGLLLPSLSGLHSLRYLDLCDCDMLSIPNDIGCLSSLADLNLSGNNFVSLPESSSQLSNLRRLHLEGCKRLQSLENVPSTIECLIANNCTSLERFPKLQNAPFGSYHSELCFQYLNCLKLVDNFQSGCNLLQKNMVKLNRITFGCSTCPLAICPVTVTLAPIGIKHVVKLMRTDSINLILKYLPGT; from the exons ACACTTTTAGAGATGATCAAAAACTTGAGAGAGGGAAATTCATTAAAGAAGAGCTAATGGAAGCCATAGAAGAATCGAAGTTTGCTATCGTTGTTCTTTCAGAAAACTATGCATCTTCAACTTGGTGCTTAGATGAACTTGTAAAAATCATTGATTGTAGGAAATATATGGGAATGACAGTTCTACCTGTTTTTCACTATGTGAATCCATCTGATGTACGGAAACAAAGAGGAGCTTTTGCAAAGCcatttgttgaatatgaaaaaAAGGGGAACAAAGAGAGGGTAAAGAAATGGAGAGATGCTTTGAGACAAGTGGGCAACCTTCGCGGATGGCATTTAAATAATTATCg GCCTGAGTCACATGATATCCAAAGCATTGCGGGATGGATATCGCTTAACTTGAAATATGATGCATTTCCAAATATTACTAAGGATCTAGTAGGAATAGATTCTCAAGTGGTGGAGTTGCTGTTATGTTTAGCTATGATGTCAAATAATGTTCGTTTTATAGGGATTTGGGCGATGGGGGGAATGGGTAAGACAACTCTTGCAAGGGTTGTTTATCAAATGGTTTCTAAAGAATTTGAAGCTTGTAGTTTTATAGAGGATGTTAgggaaaattatgaaaaagatGGTTTAGTTCCACTACAACAGAAAATTATTGATCAAATTTTGATGGAAAcgaatttgaaaataaatgatgaGTATAATGGGGTTCTCAATATCAAGAATAGGTTATGTCATAAAAAGATTTtacttgttcttgatgatgtagATAAACCATACTTGTTAAATATGTTAGCTCGAAAGCATGATTGGTTTGGTTCAGGCAGTAGAATTATCATAACAACAAGAGATGTGCAGGTGTTGAGGACACATGGAGTAGATGAAATATATGAAGTTAAAGGATTAAATGATGAATATGCTCTTCAACTTTTTTGCTCGAAAGCCTTTAAGAAAAAGTACGTCCCAgatgattttttaaatgtgtCTAACCGCTTTTTGAATTATGCTGCTGGCCTTCCTTTAGCTCTTAAGGTTTTAGGTTcctttttgtttgataaaaGTGTTATTGAATGGGAAAGTGCGTTAGAGAGGCTCAAAGAATTTCCTGAGAGAGAAGTTCTCCAAGTACTTAAATTAAGTTTTGATGGACTCCATGAAACTGAGAAGGAAATTTTCCTACACATTGCATGCTTCTTCAATCATGAGAGGAAAGATCACGTTGTAGAAATACTAGATAATCTTGGCCTTTACCCTGATATTGGATTGAAGGAACTCATTAATAAATCTCTCTTGAAAATTGTGGGTGAAAATATATTGTGGATGCATGATTTACTTGCAGGAATGGGTAGGAACATAGTTCATCAAGAGTGCCCTAATGATCCTAGGATGCGTAGTAAACTATGGTGTTATGAGGACATTGACGAagtcttgaaaaaaaataag GGATCAAAAGCAGTTCAAGCCATGGATATTTGGGGTATGTGTCATGAAGAAAAAGAGGCACGTTGGGACTTTAAGGTTGTTTCAAAGATGTACAATCTCAAATTTCTTAGAGTTCGTGGTATTTTGCTTGAACCCAAACATCTTCCTACCAATTTAAGAATTCTTGATTGGATTCAATATCCTTCAAAATCATTGCCATCAAGTATCCAACTAGATGAGCTTGTTCAACTTTATTTACCACAAAGCAAAATTGAACGACTTTGGAAACGAATAAAG AATTATGACAAGTTGAAGATCATTGACTTGACCAGCTCTTCAGGCCTAATTATAACCCCAGACTTCACTGGAGTCCCAAATCTTGAAAAATTAGTTCTTcaaaattgtacaaatttaCGTGAGCTTCACCCATCCATTGGAATTCTTAAAAAGCTAATTCTTCTTAATTTGGGGGGTTGCAAAAAGCTAAGTCATCTTCCAAGCAAGTTTGAAATGGAGTCTCTTGTGACCCTTAACCTTTTTGGTTGCTCAAGACTTAAGAAAATTCCAGATTTTGTGGGAAACATGGAATGCTTACAAAAGCTTTTTCTGGATTTCACTGCAATTGTGGAACTACCTTCATCAGTTGAAGGCTTGATTGGCTTGACTTCATTGActttaagttattgcaaaaaTCTTGTGTGTCTTCCTAGTAGCATTTGTAGTTTGGAATCGCTTAAATATCTTGATCTTTCTGGGTGCTCAAAATTTGACAACTTGCCAGAGAACCTAGGGAATGCCAAAGGCCTAAAGAAGCTTTATTTGAGGGGAACAGCTATAAAAGAGATGCCTTCATCAATTGAACATTTGATAAGCCTTACTTTATTGACTCTTAAAGATTGTAAAAATCTTGTTTCTCTTCCATGCACCATTTGTAGTTTAAAGTCGCTTGAATTCTTTGATCTTTCTGGatgctcaaaatttgaaaatttgccAGAGAACCTAGGAAATCTCAAAGGTCTGAAAAAGCTTCATTTGAGTGGAATAGCTATCAGGGTGCTACCTTCATCAATTGAACATTTGACAAGCCTTAGTTTATTGACCGTAAGGGATTGCAAAAATCTTGTGTGTTTTCCTAACACAATTCGTAGTTTGAGGTTAGGTAATTCTCTTGATCTTGTTGGATGCACAAAATTTGAGAACCTAGGGAATGTCGAAGGTCTGTATAAGCTTGATTTGAGTGGAACAGTTATAAAAGAACTGCCTTCATCAATTGAATATTCGACTAACCTTAATTTCTTGATTCTAAAAGATTGCAAAAACCTTGTGCGTCTTCCTAACACCATTTGTAGTTTGAAGTTGCTTAATTATCTTGATCTTTCTGGATGCTCAAAATTTGACAACTTGCCAGAGAACCTAGGGAATGTAGAAGGGTTGGAGTTGCTTAATTTGAGTGGAACAGCTATAAAAGAGATTCCTTCCTCCATTGTTCAActtaaaaatctcaaagaaCTACATATTCATCGATGGAAAGGgacattattttcatttgattccATGCTAACAAGTCATGTTCTCGAGGGTCTATTATTGCCTTCCTTATCTGGTCTGCATTCTTTAAGATATTTGGATCTTTGTGACTGCGATATGTTGTCAATCCCCAATGATATTGGCTGCTTGTCTTCTTTAGCAGACTTAAATCTAAgtggaaataattttgtttccCTTCCTGAAAGCAGCTCTCAACTCTCTAACCTTCGAAGACTCCATTTGGAAGGCTGCAAGAGGCTTCAATCATTGGAAAATGTTCCATCAACTATTGAGTGTTTAATTGCAAACAATTGTACCTCACTGGAGAGATTTCCAAAACTACAGAATGCTCCCTTCGGGTCGTATCACTCCGAGTTGTGTTTCCAATATCTCAACTGCCTCAAATTGGTTGACAATTTTCAAAGTGGCTGTAACTTGCTtcag AAAAATATGGTAAAGTTGAATCGCATCACCTTTGGCTGCTCTACTTGTCCTCTTGCTATTTGTCCTGTTACCGTGACTCTGGCTCCGATTGGAATAAAGCATGTAGTCAAACTGATGCGAACGGATTCTATCAACTTAATATTGAAATATCTTCCTGGAACTTGA